A genomic region of Chlorobaculum parvum NCIB 8327 contains the following coding sequences:
- a CDS encoding fumarate reductase/succinate dehydrogenase flavoprotein subunit, producing MIKLKANAPGVPLADQWDAYKAGCKLVSPNNKRKLDIIVVGTGLAGASAAATLGQLGYNVKSFCYQDTPRRAHSIAAQGGINAAKNYQNDGDNVFRLFYDTIKGGDYRSRESNVYRLASISPEIIDLCVAQGVPFAREYGGLLANRSFGGAQVSRTFYARGQTGQQLLIGAYSAMSRQIAAGTVKLYNRRDVLDIVIVDGKARGIIARNLVTGEIERYSAHAVVLATGGYGNVFYLSTNAMGSNVTPVWSAYKKGAAFANPCFTQIHPTCIPVHGEFQSKLTLMSESLRNDGRIWVPKEKEDAELIRQKKLRPEQIHESKRDYYLERRYPAFGNLVPRDVASRAAKERCDAGYGVDGHGRAVYLDFSDAIERLGRAEISARYGNLFQMYQRIVDDNPYRTPMMIYPAVHYTMGGLWVDYELMTTVPGLYSIGECNFSDHGANRLGASALMQGLADGYFVLPYTISGYLSHEINTPPIPTTLPEFHLAERDVIDRLSRLKKSGGNESVDHLHRKLGKIMWEYCGMSRNEDGLTKALGLIAELKAEFEAGVKIPGGLKEYNPELEKACRVEDFIELGDLMVRDALHRKESCGGHFREEYQTPDHEALRNDDDFAYVAAWEHKGRDAAPEMHREELHFETVKLTQRSYK from the coding sequence ATGATCAAACTCAAAGCCAACGCGCCGGGCGTGCCGCTCGCCGACCAGTGGGACGCCTACAAGGCCGGCTGCAAGCTGGTCAGCCCGAACAACAAGCGCAAGCTCGACATCATCGTGGTCGGCACGGGGCTTGCGGGCGCTTCGGCAGCGGCAACGCTCGGCCAGCTCGGCTACAACGTCAAGTCGTTCTGCTATCAGGACACGCCTCGCCGGGCGCACAGCATCGCGGCGCAGGGGGGCATCAACGCCGCGAAGAACTACCAGAACGACGGCGACAACGTCTTCCGGCTCTTTTACGACACCATCAAGGGCGGCGACTACCGGTCGCGCGAATCGAACGTCTATCGGCTCGCCTCGATCAGCCCGGAGATCATCGATCTCTGCGTGGCGCAGGGCGTGCCCTTCGCCCGCGAGTATGGCGGTCTGCTCGCCAACCGCTCGTTCGGCGGCGCGCAGGTATCGCGCACCTTTTACGCGCGTGGACAGACCGGCCAGCAGCTCCTGATCGGCGCGTACAGCGCGATGAGCCGTCAGATCGCGGCAGGCACGGTGAAGCTCTACAACCGACGCGACGTGCTCGACATCGTCATCGTCGATGGCAAGGCGCGGGGCATCATTGCGCGCAACCTCGTGACCGGCGAAATCGAACGCTATTCGGCGCACGCCGTAGTGCTGGCGACGGGCGGCTACGGCAACGTCTTCTACCTTTCGACCAACGCGATGGGCTCGAACGTCACGCCGGTCTGGAGCGCCTACAAAAAGGGGGCGGCGTTCGCCAACCCCTGCTTTACGCAGATTCACCCCACCTGCATTCCGGTGCACGGCGAGTTCCAGTCCAAGCTGACGCTGATGAGCGAGAGTTTGCGCAACGACGGGCGCATCTGGGTGCCGAAAGAGAAGGAGGATGCCGAGCTGATCCGGCAGAAAAAGCTGCGTCCGGAGCAGATTCACGAGTCGAAGCGCGACTACTACCTCGAACGCCGCTACCCGGCCTTTGGCAATCTGGTTCCGCGTGACGTCGCCTCGCGGGCGGCCAAGGAGCGTTGCGACGCGGGCTACGGCGTCGATGGCCACGGTCGCGCGGTCTACCTCGATTTCAGCGATGCCATCGAGCGGCTGGGCCGCGCCGAAATCTCCGCGCGGTACGGCAACCTGTTCCAGATGTACCAGCGCATCGTCGATGACAATCCCTACCGCACGCCGATGATGATCTACCCGGCGGTGCACTACACGATGGGCGGCCTGTGGGTCGATTATGAATTGATGACCACCGTGCCCGGCCTCTACTCGATCGGCGAGTGCAACTTCTCCGACCACGGCGCGAACCGCCTCGGCGCGTCGGCGCTGATGCAGGGGCTCGCTGACGGCTACTTCGTCTTGCCCTACACCATCTCGGGCTACCTCTCGCACGAAATCAACACGCCGCCGATTCCGACCACCCTGCCGGAGTTCCACCTCGCCGAGCGCGACGTGATCGACCGGCTCTCCCGTCTCAAAAAGAGCGGCGGCAATGAGTCAGTCGATCACCTTCACCGCAAGCTTGGCAAGATCATGTGGGAGTATTGCGGCATGTCGCGCAACGAGGATGGGCTGACCAAGGCGCTCGGCCTGATCGCAGAGCTGAAGGCGGAATTCGAAGCGGGCGTCAAAATTCCGGGCGGACTGAAGGAGTACAATCCCGAACTCGAAAAGGCGTGCCGCGTTGAGGATTTCATCGAACTTGGCGACCTGATGGTGCGAGACGCCCTGCATCGCAAAGAGTCGTGCGGCGGCCACTTCCGCGAGGAGTACCAGACCCCTGACCACGAAGCGCTGCGAAACGATGATGACTTTGCCTACGTCGCCGCGTGGGAGCACAAAGGCCGCGACGCCGCGCCGGAGATGCACCGCGAAGAGCTGCACTTCGAGACGGTGAAGCTCACGCAACGATCCTACAAATAA
- a CDS encoding succinate dehydrogenase, which translates to MDTTGQRALSSIASKVIMAVAGVFLLVFLSLHLGINLLLLADDGGVAFSAAAGFMGTNPVIRMMELVLFGGFALHIAFGVIVSIRNRKSRPIRYQHRSLSETSPFSKYMMHTGMIVLLFLALHLIDFYFIKLGIVAPPPGIERHDFYHRAVLLFSDPTYSAIYLVSFLVLGFHLNHALQAAAQTLGLNHPRYTPLIKGASALYAMIIAGGFMAIPLRFTLFN; encoded by the coding sequence ATGGATACCACCGGGCAGAGAGCATTGTCGTCCATTGCCAGCAAGGTGATTATGGCAGTTGCGGGAGTGTTTCTGCTCGTGTTTCTTTCCTTGCATCTTGGCATCAACCTGCTGTTGCTGGCCGATGACGGAGGCGTGGCTTTTTCGGCAGCAGCGGGCTTCATGGGCACCAATCCGGTGATACGGATGATGGAGCTGGTTCTCTTCGGCGGCTTCGCGCTGCACATCGCTTTCGGGGTGATTGTCAGCATCCGCAACCGCAAGTCGCGCCCGATTCGCTACCAGCACCGGAGCCTTTCCGAAACTTCGCCCTTCTCGAAGTACATGATGCACACCGGCATGATCGTGCTGCTTTTCCTCGCGCTCCATCTGATCGATTTCTACTTCATCAAGCTCGGCATCGTCGCTCCGCCTCCTGGCATCGAGCGGCACGACTTTTATCACCGCGCGGTGCTTTTGTTTTCCGATCCGACCTACTCTGCGATCTACCTGGTTTCGTTTCTCGTGCTTGGATTTCACCTGAACCATGCGCTTCAGGCTGCTGCCCAGACGCTCGGCCTGAACCATCCGCGCTACACGCCGCTCATCAAGGGGGCGAGCGCCTTGTATGCGATGATTATTGCGGGCGGCTTCATGGCGATTCCGTTGCGCTTCACCCTTTTCAACTAA
- a CDS encoding cyclase family protein produces the protein MRIVDLSHPISPAMPVWPGTPAPEFSDLCTVGRDGFGERWMQLSSHTGTHLDAPAHLFEGAASLDRMSVERFIGKGALLDLRGASSGLVSLDQLRVIQPSIEKADFLLLHVGWSRFWGTAEYDRNYPVLSSEAATWLAGLGLKGVGIDAPSFDDPDSEALPIHRCLLGSGLLLIENLTALDQLGDSDFLLSVLPLPISGAEASPVRAVAVIPSFEIK, from the coding sequence ATGCGCATCGTTGATCTGAGCCATCCGATTTCGCCCGCCATGCCGGTGTGGCCGGGAACGCCTGCGCCGGAGTTTTCCGATCTCTGCACGGTAGGGCGCGATGGCTTCGGCGAGCGCTGGATGCAACTCTCGTCGCACACCGGCACGCACCTTGATGCTCCGGCGCACCTTTTCGAGGGCGCTGCTTCGCTCGACCGGATGTCGGTGGAGCGCTTCATCGGCAAGGGTGCGCTGCTCGATCTGCGGGGGGCGTCCTCCGGTCTCGTTTCGCTCGATCAACTGCGTGTCATCCAACCAAGCATCGAAAAGGCTGACTTTCTCCTGCTGCACGTTGGCTGGAGCCGATTCTGGGGAACGGCGGAGTACGACCGGAACTATCCGGTACTCTCGTCGGAAGCGGCGACGTGGCTTGCCGGGCTTGGGCTGAAGGGCGTCGGCATCGATGCGCCATCGTTCGACGATCCGGATTCGGAAGCGCTGCCCATCCATCGCTGTCTACTTGGTTCTGGGCTCCTCCTCATCGAAAATCTCACTGCGCTCGACCAGCTTGGCGACAGCGATTTCCTCCTTTCGGTGCTGCCGTTGCCCATCTCCGGTGCGGAAGCGAGCCCCGTGCGGGCTGTTGCCGTAATTCCTTCTTTCGAGATAAAATAG
- a CDS encoding acyloxyacyl hydrolase: MKKQLFHVLSVLMLVLMSFPSHVKAEGVHVDEIGFGSGYAWGHMKFTDATNKVMPIFVRVGFDMNSVFGMQESKGTLQLALEPFCNPVFEPESGVETGLNVFFRYLHPIAPSVKVVAEVGSGPMYLSIDSAEQGDGGFNFLNQFGLGARFDLSDHDALTLGYRFRHISNAGTSQPNRGINTNALVLSYSLLY; this comes from the coding sequence ATGAAAAAGCAGTTGTTTCATGTTTTAAGCGTTCTGATGCTCGTACTCATGTCGTTTCCCTCTCACGTTAAGGCCGAGGGCGTTCACGTCGATGAAATCGGCTTCGGTTCGGGTTACGCCTGGGGGCATATGAAGTTTACCGATGCCACCAACAAGGTCATGCCTATTTTTGTGCGAGTCGGCTTCGACATGAACTCCGTGTTCGGCATGCAGGAGAGCAAAGGCACGCTTCAGCTCGCGCTCGAACCGTTCTGCAATCCGGTTTTCGAGCCGGAGTCAGGTGTCGAGACTGGCCTCAATGTCTTTTTCCGCTATCTGCACCCGATTGCTCCGTCGGTCAAAGTTGTGGCCGAGGTGGGTTCCGGGCCGATGTACCTGAGCATCGACAGCGCCGAGCAGGGTGACGGTGGCTTCAACTTTTTGAACCAGTTCGGCCTCGGCGCGCGGTTCGATCTCTCCGATCACGACGCCCTGACGCTGGGCTACCGTTTTCGCCACATTTCGAATGCCGGCACCAGCCAGCCGAACCGCGGCATCAACACCAACGCTTTGGTGCTGAGCTATTCGCTGCTGTACTGA
- a CDS encoding alpha/beta hydrolase translates to MNECEDRRLSGVLIIHGFTANLESVRSLFEPLERLGLSLSAPLLRGHGGASPDDLRGVTWQDWVADTEAELKKLAGHGGKVVVIGHSMGALLALQLAERQPELVDSIVLATPPIRLVSLLAPGRPLHFFAPLVSRVVDRWGFFPTFADPANALMPEQYDWAPTRTILSMFELIQETERVMNRVLKPALILHARHETVVRPESAEIIYRAIATPPEQKSIIWFEKTDHQIFCDCERQRAIESVVSFVADRQVVDDR, encoded by the coding sequence ATGAATGAGTGTGAGGACAGGCGATTATCGGGTGTATTGATCATTCACGGCTTTACGGCAAACCTCGAAAGCGTCAGGTCGCTGTTCGAGCCGCTCGAAAGACTCGGCCTCAGCCTTTCCGCGCCGTTGCTTCGGGGGCACGGTGGCGCGTCGCCTGATGATTTGCGCGGCGTGACCTGGCAGGATTGGGTTGCCGATACCGAGGCGGAGCTCAAAAAACTTGCCGGACACGGAGGCAAAGTTGTGGTGATCGGCCACAGCATGGGGGCGCTGCTTGCCTTGCAGCTTGCCGAACGCCAACCTGAGCTGGTTGATTCGATCGTGCTTGCCACCCCGCCAATCAGGCTTGTCTCTTTGCTCGCCCCGGGTCGCCCGCTGCATTTTTTTGCTCCCTTGGTCAGCCGTGTGGTTGATCGCTGGGGCTTCTTCCCGACCTTTGCCGATCCTGCCAACGCCCTGATGCCAGAGCAATACGACTGGGCGCCGACGCGAACGATTCTGTCGATGTTCGAGCTGATTCAAGAGACCGAGCGTGTCATGAACCGTGTCCTGAAGCCGGCGCTGATTCTTCATGCCAGGCATGAAACCGTCGTTCGACCCGAGAGCGCCGAGATCATCTATCGGGCCATCGCTACGCCGCCGGAGCAGAAGTCGATTATCTGGTTCGAAAAAACCGATCATCAGATTTTCTGTGATTGCGAGCGCCAACGGGCCATCGAGTCGGTGGTCAGCTTCGTGGCGGACCGTCAGGTCGTTGACGATCGGTAG
- a CDS encoding septal ring lytic transglycosylase RlpA family protein, with protein sequence MMIFKRFPLLLLALFLALGACSTSKGPYTSRRYVPGISPEEAYRLGKLKNTPYLIDNKLYVPMSFEQVYAYEETGIASWYGRETLEKNNSQPTAYGEIFDPGQPSAAHKYLPLPMLVRVTNLDNNRSIIVRVNDRGPFVDGRVIDLSAQAAKELGFYEKGTARVKIESVYR encoded by the coding sequence ATGATGATATTCAAGCGGTTTCCTCTTCTTCTGCTCGCTCTGTTTCTTGCCCTCGGAGCCTGCTCGACCTCGAAAGGGCCTTACACTTCACGGCGATACGTCCCCGGAATCTCACCCGAGGAGGCGTACCGGCTGGGCAAGCTCAAGAACACCCCCTATCTTATCGACAACAAGCTCTACGTCCCCATGAGCTTTGAGCAGGTGTATGCCTACGAAGAGACCGGCATCGCGTCGTGGTACGGCCGGGAAACGCTTGAAAAAAACAACAGCCAGCCGACCGCTTACGGCGAAATCTTCGACCCCGGCCAGCCCAGCGCCGCGCACAAATACCTGCCACTCCCCATGCTCGTCAGGGTCACCAACCTCGACAACAACCGCTCGATTATCGTTCGCGTCAACGACCGCGGCCCGTTCGTCGATGGCCGCGTGATCGACCTGAGCGCCCAAGCCGCCAAAGAGCTTGGCTTCTATGAAAAAGGGACAGCCAGGGTAAAGATCGAATCCGTTTACCGATAG
- a CDS encoding GNAT family N-acetyltransferase: MHSSLVIRPEMPGDVEAITALTIAAFATLEVSNHTAQFVIEALRNAGALTISLVAELDGRVVGHIAFSPVVMSDGTAGWYGLGPVSVLPDFQRQGIGKALIREGLERLQAIGATGCCLVGHPEYYRQFGFVNPEGLGHEGVPPEVFFALVFDGPEPTGTVSFHEAFMVSGPCG, translated from the coding sequence ATGCACTCATCTTTGGTCATCAGACCCGAAATGCCCGGCGATGTTGAGGCTATCACCGCCCTCACCATCGCTGCTTTCGCAACGCTGGAGGTCAGCAATCACACCGCGCAGTTTGTCATCGAAGCGCTCCGCAACGCCGGGGCGCTGACCATTTCGCTGGTGGCAGAGCTTGATGGGCGCGTGGTCGGGCACATCGCCTTTTCGCCGGTTGTCATGTCGGATGGCACGGCTGGCTGGTATGGCCTCGGGCCGGTCTCCGTGCTGCCGGATTTCCAGCGGCAGGGTATCGGCAAGGCGCTGATCCGCGAAGGTCTCGAACGGTTGCAAGCGATTGGGGCAACGGGGTGCTGCCTGGTTGGGCATCCCGAATACTACCGTCAGTTCGGTTTCGTCAACCCAGAGGGACTGGGGCATGAGGGCGTGCCGCCGGAGGTCTTTTTTGCGCTTGTGTTCGATGGGCCGGAACCAACGGGCACTGTTTCATTTCACGAAGCCTTCATGGTCTCCGGGCCGTGCGGCTAA
- a CDS encoding damage-control phosphatase ARMT1 family protein, which translates to MNSKNRSIPVECYPCLFEQLLSLTKITGMEDGQGKALFEHSMQQLLESNGEGIVVQHVIRSATDDAIALSGRDADFDPYCDIKQRSNDVALAFADEFRARILDSPKPLEEAVRVAAAGNIIDFGAKRHGSLDVEHEVRTIGERTFGRFDFEAFLSHLQSAKRLLYICDNAGEIVFDRLFIEEIRRHFPQLDVTCAVRERPVINDAVMADARYAGLDKVATVISSGSVYPGTLLEAVSDEFRRLFDEADLIVSKGQGNFETLLDDADERLFFILRIKCDQMSRLSGIAKGELVLMQGGTHRRG; encoded by the coding sequence ATGAACAGCAAAAATAGATCGATCCCCGTAGAGTGTTATCCGTGCCTTTTTGAGCAGTTGCTTTCGCTGACGAAGATTACCGGCATGGAAGATGGGCAGGGCAAGGCGCTGTTCGAGCATTCGATGCAGCAGTTGCTTGAGAGCAATGGTGAGGGGATCGTGGTGCAGCATGTGATCCGGAGCGCCACGGACGATGCGATTGCGCTGTCGGGCCGCGATGCGGATTTCGATCCGTACTGTGACATCAAGCAGCGCTCGAACGATGTCGCGCTGGCGTTCGCCGACGAGTTTCGCGCCAGAATTCTCGACTCCCCCAAACCGCTGGAGGAGGCCGTTCGGGTTGCCGCGGCGGGCAATATCATCGATTTCGGCGCAAAACGGCACGGCTCGCTCGATGTCGAACATGAGGTGCGAACCATCGGTGAGCGGACGTTCGGGCGCTTCGATTTCGAGGCATTCTTGTCGCATCTGCAATCGGCGAAGCGCTTGCTCTACATTTGCGACAACGCCGGTGAGATCGTCTTCGACCGGCTCTTCATCGAAGAGATCAGGCGGCACTTCCCGCAACTCGACGTCACCTGCGCGGTGCGCGAGCGCCCGGTCATCAACGACGCGGTGATGGCTGACGCACGTTACGCCGGTCTCGACAAGGTGGCCACGGTGATCTCCTCCGGCAGCGTCTATCCCGGTACGCTGCTCGAAGCGGTTTCGGACGAGTTCCGTCGCCTGTTCGACGAGGCGGATCTGATTGTTTCGAAAGGGCAGGGTAATTTCGAGACCCTGCTCGACGACGCCGACGAGCGACTCTTTTTCATCCTTCGCATCAAGTGCGACCAGATGTCGAGGCTCTCGGGTATCGCCAAAGGCGAGCTGGTGCTGATGCAGGGCGGCACGCACCGGAGGGGATGA
- a CDS encoding calcium/sodium antiporter: protein MLLFSLSVVIGLVVLVWSAGLFVDGSAAAARYFRLPPLLIGMLIIGFGTSAPEIAVSTLSSMQGNSDLALGNALGSNITNIALILGVTALINPIAVQSRILRKELPILTVVTAITAYFLSDGVLDRHDGIILLLMFALFTGWSIWEGITKSTDEFGEEMEQELELHEMPIGKSFFLIVAGFVLLLVSSRMLVWGAVGIAEGLGVSNLVIGLTVVAIGTSLPELASSVVAARKGEDDLALGNVLGSNLFNTLIVAGIAGVIHPAAIGATSFHRDVLVMSLLTVSLFVLGYGFRGAGTGRITRLGGAVLLGCYVTYTAYLLMTAIG from the coding sequence ATGCTGCTGTTTTCACTTTCGGTTGTTATCGGGCTCGTTGTGCTGGTCTGGAGTGCGGGGCTTTTTGTTGATGGCTCCGCCGCCGCCGCGCGCTATTTCAGGCTTCCTCCGCTGCTTATCGGTATGCTCATCATCGGTTTCGGCACGTCGGCTCCCGAAATTGCCGTATCGACGCTCTCCTCCATGCAAGGCAATTCGGACCTCGCGCTGGGTAACGCACTGGGCTCCAACATCACCAATATCGCGCTTATCCTCGGCGTGACGGCGCTCATCAACCCGATTGCCGTGCAGTCCAGAATTCTACGAAAGGAGCTGCCGATCCTGACCGTCGTAACGGCCATCACCGCTTATTTCCTTTCCGACGGTGTTCTTGATCGGCATGACGGGATCATTTTGCTGCTCATGTTCGCCCTGTTTACCGGCTGGTCGATCTGGGAGGGCATCACGAAATCGACCGACGAGTTTGGCGAGGAGATGGAGCAGGAGCTTGAGCTGCATGAAATGCCGATCGGCAAGTCGTTTTTCCTGATCGTTGCAGGCTTCGTGCTGTTGCTGGTCAGTTCACGGATGCTGGTCTGGGGCGCGGTCGGGATTGCCGAGGGGCTGGGTGTGAGCAATCTGGTGATCGGCCTGACGGTGGTGGCCATCGGCACCTCGCTGCCGGAGCTTGCCTCTTCAGTGGTGGCCGCGCGCAAGGGGGAGGACGATCTGGCCCTTGGCAACGTGCTCGGCTCGAACCTGTTCAACACCCTGATCGTTGCCGGCATTGCCGGAGTGATCCATCCCGCAGCCATAGGTGCGACCTCATTTCACCGCGATGTGCTGGTGATGTCGCTGTTGACCGTATCGCTTTTCGTGCTCGGCTACGGTTTCCGCGGCGCGGGAACCGGGCGCATCACCAGACTCGGTGGCGCCGTGCTGCTTGGTTGCTACGTTACCTACACAGCTTATCTGCTGATGACGGCAATCGGGTGA